The window ATGGCCGGTTTAAGTACGGCCTTTATGATGGCTGTTGCTGCGGTTAACGCGCAACAGGCACCAACCCCTCCTCCAGCCGCCGCACCGGCATCTGATTACAGTTATCATGAAGCTTTTGGCCCTCCGTTTTATACTAAAAATGGTACCGAGTTTCGTGCAGCCGACGGACAGCCAGGCGCAAAATACTGGCAAAACCGCGCCGACTACAGCCTGGCCGCAACCCTGGATGATAAAAGTAACCTGATTACCGGATCGGAAGTTTTAACTTATACCAACAACAGCCCGCAAAACCTGAGTTTTTTATGGATGCAGCTGGATCAGAATTTGTTTAAGTTAGATTCCCGCGGTACGGCAATTGTACCACCAACCGGCAGCCGTAACTGGGGCCGTGGCGAAGCGTTTGATGCGGGCTACAAAATAAAATCGGTAAAAGCTGTTGACGCAAAAGGCGGCACTACCGATGTTAAATTCCTGATTAGCGATACCCGCATGCAGGTATTTTTGCCAAAACAGGTAACTGCCAATGGCGGTAACGTAAAGCTGAAAATAGAATATTCATTTGTATCGCCTAATTACGGATCAGACCGTATGGGTTACCTGGATGATAAAAAATCAAAAAACGGGAAAATATACACTGTGGCCCAGTGGTACCCGCGCATGTGCGTATATGACGATGTAATGGGATGGAATACCCAGCCTTACACCGGCCCGGGTGAGTTTTACCTGGAGTATGGCGATTTTGACCTGAGCATTACTGCTCCTGCAAACCACATTGTAGTGGCTTCTGGCGAATTATTGAATCCAACCGAAGTATATACGCCTGAGCAGCAAAAGCGCTGGGCACAGGCTGCCACAAGCGAAAAAACGGTAGTTATCCGTTCGGCTGCCGAGGTTACCGACCCTAAATCGCGCCCGGCTGGTAAAGCTACACTTACCTGGCGCTTTAAAATAAAGAACGCGCGTGATGCTTCGTGGGCTTCATCTGCAGCGTTTATTATCGATGCAGCTAAAATGGACTTGCCAAGCGGTAAAAAATCTATCGCTATTTCGGCCTACCCGGTTGAAAGCGATGGACAGGACGCCTGGTCGCGCTCAACTGAGTATGTGAAAAAATCTATTGAATACAACTCGGCAAAATGGTTTGAATTCCCTTACCCTGCTGCTACTGCCGTTGCCGGTATTGTGGGTGGCATGGAATATCCGGGCATTGTATTTTGCGGGTATACTGCAAAAAAAGGCGGCCTTTGGGGCGTAAATGACCATGAATTTGGCCACACCTGGTTCCCGATGATCGTAGGTTCAAACGAGCGTTTATACGGCTGGATGGACGAAGGTTTTAATACTTTTATCAATACGTTATCAACCGCCGATTTTAATAACGGAGAATACAACCGCAAGGCCGGTGATATGCATAAAACAGCCCTGGTGTTAACAAGGCCAGAGTTGGAGCCTGTATTAAGTCAGCCGGCCAACCTTAAAGAAAAAAATACCGGTATCCTGTTATACTTTAAACCGGGCGTTGGCCTTACCTTGCTGCGTGAACAGATTTTAGGGCCCGAGCGTTTTGATTTCGCGTTTCAAACCTATATCAAGCGCTGGGCATTTAAACACCCAACACCTGATGACTTTTTCCGCACCATGGAAAATGCATCCGGCGAAAGCCTGCAATGGTTCTGGAGAGGCTGGTTCCTGAACAACTGGCGTTTGGATGTTGCCGTAAGCGATGTAAAATATGTTGATAACGATGCAACTAAAGGCGCTATGATCACCATTGATAACCTGGGTAAATTGGCTATGCCGGTTACCCTGGAGGTAAAAACCAAAAGCGGCAAAGTGGACAGGCTGAAACTACCTGTTGAAGTTTGGGAGCGCAACGCCACCTGGACATTTAAATATCCATCAACAGAAGAAATTGAATCTGTTACCTACGACCCTGACAAAGTATTACCGGATTACAACCCCGACAATAACGTTTGGACAAAGAAATAAAAATAAAGAAACCCGGTTCACGCCGGGTTTTTTGTTTGAAAACTATGTCATTGCGAGTATCTATCAGGTAAAACCTGAAAAAATCGTTATGATGCGCAATGGATATAGTCAAACGAATCTTCTAAACTACCGTCATTGCGAGGTATGAAGCAATCCCCGGCGTGCTAAGTCCCACATGGTTCGGGATTGCTTCGTGCCTCGCAATGACGAGTATTTTATATTGATAGTCAGTAACTTATAATTACGTCATTATAAGGTAAGAAGCAAAGACGTTTAAATTTTATGCTTTAGTATTTACTCCTCCGTTAACACCGTAAACTCAAACGCAAGCGGTTCAAAATGACGCACCAATTCGTCAATAAACGATTGGCCCCAGCGTACATACATTAAACCGAAATTTTCGGTGCGTTCCTGCAGGCTGTCTTTAGGGAAAAGCTCGGCTTTAACTACAGCTAATTGTTCAAGCCTGGTAGCATAGTTGCGTTTTTCGGCTTTGATCAGCTTTTTCTCCAGGTTGTCAATAGCATGTTTTAACCTTGCCTGTACGGCAGATGCGGAGGGCGATAGGGTAGGGTCTATTTTATAAGAGCGTAGCTTTATCTTTTCGAACAGGGCGCTCATTTCCCGCCATTCGCCTTCAAGGCTCAGGTTGTGGTTGCTGTGTTTTTTTATCCAGTCGGTTTTAAGCGTATCGTTTGGTTTAAACAAATCGGCAGCTGTAAGGTCCATGTGTTTAACCTTTGCTGCCTGGTCTTTTTTAACAACCAGTGCCGAGTTGCGCAGGATGAGTATGGGAAAATCAACCTTGTAAAAATCGAAGTTAGCTTTCAGTTCTAACCAGTAAACCACCTCGGCGCCGCCGCCAATGTAGGCTATATTGGGTAAGATGCACTCCTGGTACAGCGGCCGCATCACTACATTAGGGCTAAAGCGTTCGGGATAATCAGCAATTTCTTCTTTCAATTCCGCCTCAGTAAAACGGATTTCGGTATTCATTACCTGGTAATTGTCGTGCTCAAATATTACGCGTTCGCGCAGGCTATCCTTCAGGTAAAAAAAGTTGATTTCGCGGGGATTAACCTGTATGTGCACACCAAGTTTGTGCAATTGCTCGTTAGTAGCCGTGATGTTTTTAAAGCTGTTTTGGTTGATGATATCCTGCTCCATTTTTGGGGCAAACTGCTTTTTAAACTCATGGTCGTCGGCATCGATGATTACCAAACCATACTGGCCAAACAGCGCGTTTACCAGGTAGCGGGTAGCATCGGCCAGTTTATCAAATTGGGTATAGGCGGTTTCTACAATTTCGGCAACTTCTACTGCGTGGCCCTCCATCCCTAAAACGCCCTTGTACTGGTTAAGCGCCTGCCGCATAGTATCGGGATTGATACGGCCGGTTGCGCCCGAAGCCTCGTACCACCAATGTACTTTTTTGCCGCCGATGTTGGTATAATTAATCTCGGCAAAATCATGATCTTCACTGGCCATCCAGTAAACAGGTACAAAGTTTTTATCGGGATGAGCAGTTTTTAATTGCTGGGCTAACTTAATAGCTGTAGCTATTTTATAAAGAAAATACAGCGGGCCGGCAAAAATGTTGAGCTGATGCCCGGTTGTTATGGTGTAGGTATTGTTGAGTTTCAGAAGCTCGATGTTTTGAGCAGTAAGAGGTTGTACGTTGTACGTTATACGTTTTACGTTAGCTTCACTTTCGGACTTACCCGCTTTCGGACTTTCGGACTTCTCCGCATATTGTTTGGATAAAACACGGTATAGAATTTCACGATCGGCAACAACTTTTTTATTTTTCAGCACTTCGGCAAATCCGTCCATATCCGGGCGGTATCCGTAAAAAGGTTGCAGGTCGGCCCGGTTTTCGATGTAGTCAATAACAGTGGGCGAAAAAAATCCGGTTTCTTTATAACTTATACAGGAGGCTTCCATTTTGATTTTGGATTTCGGATGTTCGATTTCGGATTTAAAATATCCAAATATAAAACATGTAATCAGCATCAAATATTTAATGCCGACGCCGAATTTAGATTTTTAAATATTAAAATCAATCAACAGGGAATTGTAAATCAAATTATTTTACAATTTGTCCATAAAGGTCAAAGTCTTCGGCGCTGTCTATCTTCACGTTAACAAAGCTGCCAACGGTTGCGTAATCAATGCTGGCATCAATTAAAACCTCGTTGTCAACTTCCGGCGAATCAAACTCGGTACGGCCAACAAAGTAGTTGCCGTCTTTTTTATCAACCAAAACCTTAAATGTTTGGCCAATTT is drawn from Mucilaginibacter ginsenosidivorax and contains these coding sequences:
- a CDS encoding M1 family metallopeptidase, which encodes MNLKLMAGLSTAFMMAVAAVNAQQAPTPPPAAAPASDYSYHEAFGPPFYTKNGTEFRAADGQPGAKYWQNRADYSLAATLDDKSNLITGSEVLTYTNNSPQNLSFLWMQLDQNLFKLDSRGTAIVPPTGSRNWGRGEAFDAGYKIKSVKAVDAKGGTTDVKFLISDTRMQVFLPKQVTANGGNVKLKIEYSFVSPNYGSDRMGYLDDKKSKNGKIYTVAQWYPRMCVYDDVMGWNTQPYTGPGEFYLEYGDFDLSITAPANHIVVASGELLNPTEVYTPEQQKRWAQAATSEKTVVIRSAAEVTDPKSRPAGKATLTWRFKIKNARDASWASSAAFIIDAAKMDLPSGKKSIAISAYPVESDGQDAWSRSTEYVKKSIEYNSAKWFEFPYPAATAVAGIVGGMEYPGIVFCGYTAKKGGLWGVNDHEFGHTWFPMIVGSNERLYGWMDEGFNTFINTLSTADFNNGEYNRKAGDMHKTALVLTRPELEPVLSQPANLKEKNTGILLYFKPGVGLTLLREQILGPERFDFAFQTYIKRWAFKHPTPDDFFRTMENASGESLQWFWRGWFLNNWRLDVAVSDVKYVDNDATKGAMITIDNLGKLAMPVTLEVKTKSGKVDRLKLPVEVWERNATWTFKYPSTEEIESVTYDPDKVLPDYNPDNNVWTKK
- the bshC gene encoding bacillithiol biosynthesis cysteine-adding enzyme BshC, which encodes MEASCISYKETGFFSPTVIDYIENRADLQPFYGYRPDMDGFAEVLKNKKVVADREILYRVLSKQYAEKSESPKAGKSESEANVKRITYNVQPLTAQNIELLKLNNTYTITTGHQLNIFAGPLYFLYKIATAIKLAQQLKTAHPDKNFVPVYWMASEDHDFAEINYTNIGGKKVHWWYEASGATGRINPDTMRQALNQYKGVLGMEGHAVEVAEIVETAYTQFDKLADATRYLVNALFGQYGLVIIDADDHEFKKQFAPKMEQDIINQNSFKNITATNEQLHKLGVHIQVNPREINFFYLKDSLRERVIFEHDNYQVMNTEIRFTEAELKEEIADYPERFSPNVVMRPLYQECILPNIAYIGGGAEVVYWLELKANFDFYKVDFPILILRNSALVVKKDQAAKVKHMDLTAADLFKPNDTLKTDWIKKHSNHNLSLEGEWREMSALFEKIKLRSYKIDPTLSPSASAVQARLKHAIDNLEKKLIKAEKRNYATRLEQLAVVKAELFPKDSLQERTENFGLMYVRWGQSFIDELVRHFEPLAFEFTVLTEE